One window from the genome of Faecalibacterium sp. HTF-F encodes:
- a CDS encoding MFS transporter: protein MTEKRYLKWYNKVGYGSGDIAGNVVYAFLSSFVMIYLTNTVGLNPGIVGTLIAVSKLLDGVTDIFFGSLIDKTHSKMGKARPWMLYGYIGCAITLVAIFAIPTNLGQFAQYAWFLIAYTLLNAVFYTANNIAYSALTALVTKNSAEQVEMGSWRFMFAFATSLLIQSITLGAVTALGGGAAGWRTVAIIYAIIGLLVNTLSVFSVKELPEGELEDTTDKKEIEQDEKYNLVQAAKLLAGNKYYMMICVTYILQQIYGAMISMGTYYATYILGNQNLFGVFSWAINIPLIIALVFTPTLVAKWNGMYKLNVMSYTLATISRALVAVAGYMGSGNVTLMLLFTAIAALGQGPWQGDMNAVIAACSEYTWLTKHKRVDGTMYSCTSLGVKLGGGLGTAITGWLLAASHFDSALTVQPDSCINMLKIMYLVIPFALDAIITFILTRMKVEEANEKLREAV from the coding sequence ATGACTGAGAAACGTTATCTAAAGTGGTATAATAAAGTCGGCTATGGTTCAGGCGATATTGCAGGCAACGTGGTGTATGCATTCCTGTCCTCCTTCGTCATGATCTATCTGACCAACACCGTTGGCCTGAACCCCGGTATTGTCGGCACTCTGATTGCAGTTTCCAAACTGCTGGACGGTGTGACGGACATTTTCTTTGGTTCTTTGATTGACAAAACGCATTCTAAGATGGGCAAAGCCCGTCCTTGGATGCTGTACGGCTACATTGGCTGTGCCATTACGCTGGTGGCAATTTTCGCCATCCCGACCAATCTGGGACAGTTTGCACAGTACGCATGGTTCCTGATCGCATATACTCTGCTGAACGCTGTATTCTACACTGCCAACAACATTGCTTACTCTGCACTGACTGCTCTCGTCACGAAGAACAGTGCCGAACAGGTCGAGATGGGTTCTTGGCGTTTCATGTTCGCCTTTGCCACCAGCCTGCTCATCCAGTCCATCACGCTGGGTGCTGTTACGGCATTGGGCGGTGGTGCTGCCGGTTGGCGCACTGTTGCAATCATCTACGCCATCATCGGTCTGCTTGTCAACACCCTCTCCGTTTTCTCCGTGAAGGAACTGCCGGAAGGCGAATTGGAGGATACCACCGACAAAAAGGAAATCGAGCAGGACGAAAAGTACAATCTGGTTCAGGCTGCAAAGCTGCTTGCTGGTAACAAATATTATATGATGATTTGCGTCACCTACATTTTGCAGCAGATCTACGGTGCCATGATCAGCATGGGCACCTACTATGCAACCTACATCCTTGGCAACCAGAATCTGTTCGGTGTATTCTCTTGGGCAATCAACATTCCTCTGATCATCGCACTGGTGTTCACCCCGACCTTGGTTGCAAAGTGGAATGGAATGTATAAGCTGAATGTAATGAGCTATACTCTGGCAACGATTTCTCGTGCACTGGTTGCTGTAGCTGGTTACATGGGCAGCGGCAATGTGACCTTGATGCTGCTCTTTACTGCAATCGCAGCTCTTGGTCAGGGTCCTTGGCAGGGCGATATGAACGCTGTGATTGCTGCTTGCTCTGAATATACTTGGCTGACGAAGCATAAGCGCGTGGATGGCACGATGTACTCCTGCACTTCTCTCGGTGTGAAGCTGGGCGGCGGTCTGGGTACTGCCATCACCGGCTGGCTGCTGGCAGCAAGCCATTTTGACAGCGCTCTGACCGTTCAGCCGGATTCCTGCATCAATATGCTGAAGATCATGTATCTGGTGATTCCGTTTGCTCTGGATGCCATCATCACCTTCATTCTCACTCGTATGAAGGTCGAAGAAGCAAATGAAAAACTGCGTGAAGCAGTCTGA
- a CDS encoding helix-turn-helix domain-containing protein, whose translation MYFNSGYLNNSRLDFKDYSKPLVVGSCGTYRLKKRPKLPTFWAKGRRDYQILYVASGKAHFWFDGVEEVVTSGHMVLYQPKEIQKYVYYVEDHPEVFWIHFTGYDVKNILNYHGIPLDKHVFYSGTLPDYKMLFRKIIRELQQCEYGYEDYIASLFNIILLLVSRQQQESEKTTTSIPEEIEAAVAYFNENYNTKVSVDDYAESLHISTNWFIRNFKLYMKISPAQYILSLRMVNAQSLLENTEYNIGEIAEIVGYDNPLYFSRVFKKEYGVSPAQYRKNLEESTEK comes from the coding sequence ATGTATTTCAACTCAGGATATTTGAACAACTCCCGTTTGGATTTCAAAGACTACTCAAAGCCGCTGGTCGTAGGCAGTTGTGGCACTTATCGCTTGAAAAAACGCCCTAAGCTACCTACTTTTTGGGCAAAGGGTCGCAGAGACTATCAAATCCTCTATGTGGCATCTGGTAAAGCACACTTCTGGTTCGATGGTGTTGAGGAAGTGGTGACTTCTGGACACATGGTGCTTTATCAGCCGAAAGAAATCCAGAAGTATGTCTACTATGTAGAAGATCATCCAGAGGTGTTCTGGATTCACTTTACAGGATATGATGTCAAAAACATCCTGAACTATCACGGAATACCCTTGGACAAGCACGTTTTTTACAGCGGCACACTGCCGGATTACAAAATGCTGTTCCGAAAGATCATCCGGGAACTGCAACAATGTGAATATGGCTATGAAGACTATATTGCTTCTCTCTTCAACATCATTCTGCTTTTAGTAAGCAGGCAACAGCAGGAAAGCGAGAAAACAACTACAAGCATCCCCGAAGAAATCGAAGCCGCCGTTGCCTACTTTAACGAGAATTATAATACAAAGGTCAGTGTGGACGATTACGCAGAATCGCTGCATATCAGTACGAACTGGTTTATCCGTAATTTTAAGCTGTACATGAAAATAAGCCCTGCACAATACATCTTGTCCCTTCGGATGGTAAATGCACAAAGCTTATTGGAGAACACCGAATACAATATTGGAGAAATTGCAGAGATCGTAGGGTATGATAACCCACTCTATTTTAGCCGGGTATTCAAGAAAGAGTATGGTGTCAGTCCGGCACAGTACCGAAAGAATCTGGAAGAATCTACTGAAAAATAA
- a CDS encoding DUF4866 domain-containing protein — MATIFPREEKAEALFGEILKNPEACHRLMDTFNDSLDMADVLDAPAVSAQQFAAALFNAYENKDLSAFLMAICQHSMFDLLRNAALIPFKFNADGQPNPVILTDDAGVLLPNNKFDVSSKVYDRFIRVFQKQEKVKMYLASGYCKYHGYDEGSMDVVEYHYNQHLGLLLIYELPDTVKQKVTEAEAYSTVWDIQMKLQHALPRSVVYYGQDTLKDGGTRYDELGVFLPLEHFADRLERHVETATKIVYGE, encoded by the coding sequence ATGGCAACGATATTTCCAAGAGAAGAAAAGGCAGAGGCACTGTTCGGGGAGATCCTGAAAAATCCAGAAGCCTGCCACCGCCTGATGGATACCTTCAACGACTCGCTGGACATGGCAGACGTACTGGATGCGCCGGCCGTGAGTGCACAGCAGTTTGCCGCAGCGCTGTTCAACGCCTACGAGAACAAGGATCTGTCTGCCTTTCTGATGGCGATCTGCCAGCACAGTATGTTTGACCTGCTACGGAACGCTGCCCTGATCCCGTTCAAATTCAACGCGGATGGTCAGCCGAACCCGGTGATCCTGACGGATGATGCCGGCGTTCTTTTGCCGAACAACAAATTTGACGTGAGCAGCAAAGTATACGACCGGTTCATCCGGGTGTTCCAGAAGCAGGAAAAGGTAAAAATGTACCTTGCCAGCGGCTACTGCAAGTATCACGGCTACGACGAAGGCTCGATGGATGTGGTGGAGTACCACTACAACCAGCATTTGGGGCTGCTGCTGATCTACGAACTGCCGGACACCGTGAAGCAGAAGGTAACGGAAGCGGAGGCCTACTCCACCGTCTGGGATATCCAGATGAAGCTGCAGCACGCACTGCCCCGTTCCGTGGTCTACTATGGACAGGATACGCTCAAGGACGGCGGAACCCGCTACGATGAACTTGGCGTTTTTCTGCCGCTGGAACACTTTGCCGACCGGCTGGAACGCCATGTGGAAACTGCTACCAAGATCGTTTACGGCGAGTAA
- a CDS encoding threonine/serine ThrE exporter family protein, which yields MGQRQSEIIKNHMEVYWHDYASASKGVPITEAGLVEKASVIGRTGLMLLECGTGAWRVRSSMNTLSRELGVTTTADIGLLSIEFTCFDGDQCYTQSLCLTNTGVNTSRLNRLEHFVNDFDREGKFMTGEELHSHLDEIERIHGLYSPIALGFAAALACGCFTFLLGGGIVEMLCAFCGAGIGNFVRCKLTKHHFTLFLGITASVCSASLVYAILLKLAEVLFAVSAQHEAGYICSMLFIIPGFPFITSGIDLAKLDMRSGLERLAYAVLIILVATMTAWIMALLLHLQPVQFPALSLTLPEEIVFRLLASFGGVFGFSLMFNSPRNLAVCAALIGAVTNTFRLELVSLAGFPPAIAAFLGALLSGLLASCLKSAVGYPRISVTVPSIVIMVPGLYFYRAIYNLGILSLMDSATWFADAILIIVALPLGLIFARIVTDKTFRYCT from the coding sequence ATGGGACAACGGCAAAGTGAGATCATCAAAAATCACATGGAAGTCTACTGGCACGACTATGCGTCGGCCAGCAAGGGCGTCCCCATTACCGAGGCGGGGCTTGTGGAAAAAGCCTCCGTCATTGGACGCACCGGGCTGATGCTGCTGGAATGCGGCACCGGCGCATGGCGTGTCCGAAGCTCCATGAACACCCTTTCGCGGGAGCTGGGAGTCACAACAACAGCGGACATCGGCCTGTTGTCCATTGAGTTCACCTGCTTTGACGGTGACCAGTGTTATACCCAGTCACTCTGTCTGACAAACACGGGCGTGAATACCTCCCGGCTGAACCGGCTGGAGCATTTCGTCAACGACTTCGACCGGGAAGGGAAATTTATGACCGGCGAAGAACTGCACAGCCACCTCGATGAGATCGAGCGCATCCACGGCTTGTATTCGCCCATCGCACTGGGCTTTGCAGCTGCACTGGCCTGTGGCTGCTTCACCTTTCTGCTTGGCGGCGGCATTGTGGAAATGCTGTGTGCCTTCTGCGGTGCAGGCATCGGCAACTTTGTACGGTGCAAGCTGACAAAGCACCATTTCACCCTGTTTCTGGGCATTACGGCGTCGGTCTGTTCAGCAAGCCTCGTGTATGCCATCCTGCTGAAGCTGGCAGAGGTGCTGTTTGCCGTATCGGCGCAGCACGAGGCGGGGTATATCTGCTCCATGCTCTTCATCATTCCGGGCTTTCCGTTCATTACCAGCGGCATCGACCTTGCCAAGCTGGATATGCGCTCCGGGCTGGAACGTCTGGCCTACGCCGTCCTCATCATTCTGGTGGCAACCATGACGGCTTGGATCATGGCACTGCTGCTGCATTTGCAGCCGGTGCAGTTCCCTGCCCTGAGCCTGACACTCCCGGAAGAGATCGTGTTCCGGCTGCTGGCAAGTTTTGGCGGTGTGTTCGGCTTTTCGCTCATGTTCAACAGTCCCCGGAACCTGGCAGTCTGCGCCGCCCTTATCGGTGCGGTAACGAACACGTTCCGGCTGGAGCTGGTGAGCCTTGCGGGCTTTCCGCCCGCTATTGCAGCGTTTCTGGGCGCACTGCTGTCCGGATTGCTGGCCTCCTGCCTGAAGAGCGCCGTCGGTTATCCCCGCATCTCCGTCACCGTGCCGTCCATCGTTATCATGGTACCGGGACTGTATTTCTACCGTGCCATCTATAATCTGGGCATCCTGTCTCTGATGGACTCCGCCACATGGTTTGCAGATGCCATTCTCATCATCGTGGCACTGCCGTTAGGGCTGATCTTCGCCCGTATTGTCACTGACAAGACTTTCCGTTATTGCACCTGA
- a CDS encoding amylosucrase gives MAAKQEFESRFAKHKDELEWLFMELYHNREGLEVLEREMAEAYNARSAELKALDKARTADPEWYKRGNMFGMTMYTDLFAGNLKELAKKLPYLKEQKLTYLHLMPLLQMPHPHNDGGYAVEDFDTVDPALGTNKDLENLTRELRKAGISLCLDFVMNHTASTHRWAMAAKAGDPWFQAYYHLYEDRTIPDQYEQTVPQVFPNTAPGNFTWCEEMHKWVLTTFHDYQWDLNYANPAVFVDMTKSILHLANLGVEVFRIDAVPYIWKQLGTTCRNLPQVHTIVRMLRMVLECVCPAVILKGEVVMAPKELAAYFGTPEKPECHMLYNVSTMVNLWGALASRDTRLLKAQLDALHALPDNCWFVNYLRCHDDIGWGLDEAVEKRLGIDPQKHKEYLYHFYEGNFPGSWAKGELYNYDPATGDARSCGTTASLCGIEQALEKDDKTALDYAVKRDLLLHTAMAFLQGFPMLNCGDEIAQLNGWDYKNDPDRVEDSRNLHRSKFNWEDAKQRTRKGTLQNKLWQGMEQLRQMRADPCFAPDAWVTTWDSHNPGVLALVRKRGEETLVGLFNFTEYPAGASLDALGGKYKTADGKPVWLADVELEPYQALLVKNK, from the coding sequence ATGGCAGCAAAACAGGAATTTGAGTCCCGATTCGCCAAGCACAAGGACGAACTGGAATGGCTGTTCATGGAACTGTACCACAACCGGGAAGGGCTGGAGGTTCTGGAGCGGGAGATGGCAGAAGCCTACAACGCCCGCAGTGCTGAGCTGAAAGCACTGGACAAGGCACGCACTGCCGACCCGGAGTGGTACAAGCGTGGCAATATGTTCGGCATGACCATGTACACCGACCTCTTTGCCGGAAATCTGAAAGAACTGGCAAAGAAACTGCCCTACCTCAAGGAGCAGAAGCTGACCTATCTGCACCTGATGCCCCTGCTGCAGATGCCTCACCCTCACAACGATGGCGGCTATGCGGTGGAGGATTTCGATACCGTAGACCCGGCACTCGGCACCAACAAGGATCTGGAAAACCTGACCCGGGAGCTGCGGAAAGCCGGCATCAGCCTGTGTCTGGATTTTGTCATGAACCACACCGCCAGCACCCACCGCTGGGCGATGGCGGCAAAGGCAGGCGACCCGTGGTTTCAGGCCTATTACCACCTCTACGAGGACCGCACCATCCCCGACCAGTACGAGCAGACCGTGCCGCAGGTGTTCCCCAACACCGCACCCGGCAACTTTACATGGTGCGAGGAGATGCACAAGTGGGTGCTGACCACCTTCCACGACTACCAGTGGGACCTGAACTATGCCAACCCGGCAGTGTTCGTGGACATGACCAAGAGCATTCTGCATCTGGCAAATCTCGGTGTGGAAGTGTTCCGCATTGATGCCGTGCCCTACATCTGGAAGCAGCTGGGCACCACCTGCCGCAACCTGCCGCAGGTACACACCATCGTGCGGATGCTCCGCATGGTGCTGGAATGCGTCTGCCCGGCGGTCATCCTCAAGGGCGAGGTGGTCATGGCTCCCAAGGAGCTGGCGGCGTACTTCGGTACCCCGGAAAAGCCGGAATGCCACATGCTCTACAACGTGTCCACCATGGTCAACCTGTGGGGTGCCCTTGCCAGCCGGGACACCCGGCTGCTGAAGGCGCAGCTGGATGCCCTGCACGCCCTGCCGGACAACTGCTGGTTCGTGAACTATCTGCGCTGCCACGATGACATCGGCTGGGGTCTGGATGAAGCCGTGGAGAAGCGACTCGGCATTGACCCGCAGAAACATAAAGAATATCTGTACCATTTCTATGAGGGCAATTTCCCCGGCAGCTGGGCAAAAGGCGAACTGTACAACTACGACCCCGCCACCGGCGATGCCCGCAGCTGCGGTACCACCGCCAGCCTGTGCGGTATCGAGCAGGCACTGGAAAAGGACGATAAAACCGCACTGGACTACGCCGTAAAGCGTGACCTGCTGCTGCACACTGCTATGGCGTTTTTGCAGGGTTTCCCCATGCTGAACTGCGGCGATGAGATCGCACAACTCAACGGCTGGGATTACAAAAACGACCCTGACCGTGTGGAGGACAGCCGCAATCTGCACCGCAGCAAATTCAACTGGGAGGACGCAAAGCAGCGCACCCGGAAGGGCACGCTGCAAAACAAGTTGTGGCAGGGCATGGAGCAGCTGCGCCAAATGCGTGCAGACCCCTGCTTTGCCCCGGATGCATGGGTGACCACATGGGACAGCCACAACCCCGGTGTGCTGGCGCTGGTACGCAAGCGCGGCGAGGAAACGCTGGTGGGACTGTTCAACTTTACCGAGTACCCGGCAGGGGCCAGTCTGGACGCTCTGGGCGGCAAGTATAAGACCGCCGATGGCAAGCCGGTCTGGTTGGCGGATGTGGAATTGGAGCCGTATCAGGCACTGCTGGTAAAAAACAAATAA
- a CDS encoding carbohydrate kinase family protein has product MDILTIGEVLIDLTQTGKDERGIPQFAANPGGAPANLAVAAARLGAQTAFIGKVGADAFGRYLKEVLAENKVDVSGMAVDADHPTTMAVVSVDATGERDFSFYRSANADVMLSKEDISDEALKAAKIVHFGSVSLTADPSRTATLDAAARAKKLGATITYDPNYRANLWKNKEDAIAQMKAPLPLVDILKVSDEELPLLTGTTDCESGTAQLAQNGIRLIFVTLGANGVFYRFGDKTGHVAGVPCKVGDTNGAGDTFFGAALSKLCKEELDTLTVDKLESILAFANKAASITTSRHGAIPAMPTLAEVEG; this is encoded by the coding sequence ATGGACATTTTAACGATTGGTGAAGTTTTGATCGACCTGACTCAGACCGGCAAGGATGAGCGCGGCATTCCTCAGTTTGCCGCAAATCCCGGCGGTGCTCCGGCCAATCTGGCGGTGGCAGCCGCCCGGCTGGGCGCACAGACTGCCTTTATCGGCAAGGTGGGTGCAGATGCTTTTGGCCGCTACCTGAAAGAGGTTCTGGCAGAAAACAAGGTGGATGTTTCCGGCATGGCGGTGGATGCAGACCACCCCACCACCATGGCGGTGGTCTCGGTGGATGCCACCGGTGAGCGGGATTTCAGCTTCTACCGCAGCGCTAACGCCGATGTGATGCTGAGCAAAGAGGACATTTCGGACGAGGCTCTGAAGGCTGCCAAAATCGTGCACTTCGGCTCTGTCAGCCTGACCGCTGACCCCTCCCGCACTGCCACGCTGGACGCTGCTGCCCGTGCCAAAAAGCTGGGTGCTACCATCACCTACGACCCCAATTACCGTGCAAACCTCTGGAAGAACAAAGAGGACGCTATTGCTCAGATGAAAGCTCCTCTGCCGCTGGTGGATATTCTGAAAGTGTCCGATGAAGAACTGCCTCTGCTCACCGGTACCACCGACTGCGAAAGCGGCACAGCACAGCTTGCCCAGAACGGCATCCGGCTGATCTTCGTCACCTTGGGTGCAAACGGCGTATTCTACCGCTTTGGGGACAAGACCGGCCATGTGGCGGGCGTTCCCTGCAAGGTGGGCGACACCAACGGCGCAGGCGATACCTTCTTTGGGGCTGCCCTGTCCAAGCTCTGCAAGGAGGAGCTGGACACCCTGACGGTGGACAAGCTGGAAAGCATTCTGGCTTTTGCCAACAAGGCAGCAAGCATCACCACCAGCCGGCATGGTGCCATCCCTGCCATGCCCACCCTTGCAGAAGTGGAGGGCTGA
- a CDS encoding YesL family protein — protein MRDLCNTDKPLFAVLTKLTYSAYLNILWLVCSLPIVTIGASTTALFYVTLKMAEDRDDGLTRMFFKAFRENFKPATKLWLILLAVGSFLAADGFVLRRMWSENIFWTLLTAVLIGAAILYGIVLLYAFPLLARFENTTFGILKTAFLVGVRYLFCTLLMAAIYGIMGYVIVFVFTPAFLLGMGFCAMLCSFLMLRILYVIGGDPDAVHEESDHDKN, from the coding sequence ATGCGTGACCTGTGCAACACGGACAAGCCGCTGTTTGCTGTACTGACGAAATTGACTTACAGTGCTTACCTGAACATCTTATGGCTCGTGTGCAGCCTGCCCATCGTTACCATAGGGGCTTCTACGACCGCATTGTTCTACGTCACGCTCAAAATGGCGGAAGATCGGGACGATGGTCTGACCCGGATGTTTTTTAAGGCGTTCCGGGAAAATTTTAAGCCCGCCACAAAACTCTGGCTGATCCTGCTGGCAGTCGGCAGTTTTCTGGCTGCGGATGGCTTTGTGCTGCGCCGAATGTGGAGCGAAAACATTTTCTGGACGCTGCTCACTGCAGTGCTTATTGGTGCGGCAATTCTGTACGGCATCGTTCTGCTGTATGCCTTTCCTCTGCTGGCACGGTTTGAAAACACCACTTTCGGCATCCTGAAAACAGCGTTTCTCGTGGGTGTCCGGTATCTGTTTTGCACCCTGCTGATGGCGGCGATCTATGGTATCATGGGGTACGTCATAGTGTTTGTGTTCACGCCTGCATTCCTGCTGGGCATGGGCTTCTGCGCTATGCTCTGCTCCTTTCTGATGCTTCGGATCCTCTATGTGATCGGTGGAGACCCTGATGCAGTACACGAGGAATCCGACCATGACAAAAACTGA
- a CDS encoding LacI family DNA-binding transcriptional regulator, translated as MATKVTIQDIANELQLSRNTVSKAINNTGVLADATREKILRKAAEMGYKQFAYLPLFQEDAAKTAKLSILPSDKREIAMLTTRFLNSSHFSSMMLDRFQSEIDHLHSGMTIHRISPIELKEKKLPSSLNIQCTAGIICIEVFDYDYAQMLCDLDVPLLFVDTPVMDMRPPLKADRLYMENRIEIQNAVTHMVQHGKKRISFAGDKNHCQSFFERYMAYKDAVEYFGLTEGLSTCAMPSGQQNYPVSLYETIRRFKTMPDAFVCANDFVAMDLVKALNELGYSVPDDIWVCGFDDSQEASYFAPHLTSIHIHGQIMGYTAANLLMTRIEEPSLNYRTVYTETNLILRESTGD; from the coding sequence ATGGCAACCAAAGTCACCATTCAGGATATTGCAAACGAACTGCAGCTTTCCCGCAACACAGTTTCAAAGGCCATCAACAACACCGGTGTGCTGGCAGATGCCACACGGGAGAAGATCCTGCGCAAAGCCGCCGAAATGGGCTATAAGCAGTTTGCCTATCTGCCGCTGTTTCAGGAAGACGCTGCAAAAACAGCAAAGCTTTCCATTCTGCCAAGTGACAAACGGGAGATCGCCATGCTGACGACCCGGTTTCTGAACAGCTCTCACTTTTCCTCCATGATGCTGGATCGTTTCCAGTCGGAAATCGACCATCTGCACAGCGGCATGACCATTCATCGCATTTCTCCCATAGAGCTGAAAGAGAAAAAACTTCCATCTTCTCTCAACATCCAGTGCACAGCCGGCATCATCTGCATTGAAGTATTCGACTATGACTACGCACAGATGCTGTGCGATCTGGATGTTCCGCTGCTGTTTGTAGACACCCCTGTGATGGATATGCGTCCTCCCCTTAAAGCCGACCGCCTTTATATGGAAAACCGCATTGAGATCCAGAATGCAGTGACCCACATGGTCCAGCACGGCAAAAAACGCATCAGCTTTGCGGGGGATAAAAACCACTGTCAGTCCTTCTTTGAGCGTTATATGGCTTATAAGGATGCAGTGGAGTACTTTGGTCTGACAGAAGGCCTGAGCACCTGTGCGATGCCATCTGGACAGCAGAACTATCCGGTATCCCTGTACGAAACCATACGTCGGTTCAAAACGATGCCGGATGCCTTTGTCTGCGCCAATGACTTTGTTGCCATGGATCTGGTCAAGGCATTGAATGAGCTGGGGTATTCGGTTCCCGATGATATCTGGGTCTGCGGCTTCGATGACAGTCAGGAGGCTTCCTACTTTGCCCCCCATCTGACTTCGATCCATATCCATGGACAGATCATGGGCTACACCGCTGCCAATCTGCTTATGACCCGCATCGAAGAGCCATCGCTGAACTATCGCACCGTCTATACGGAAACCAACCTGATCCTGCGCGAATCCACAGGAGATTGA
- a CDS encoding ABC transporter permease, with protein MKAKTASPETAVLTAERKLHNTWVYIKRHWQLYLLFLLPAVALTLVFKYAPMGGVLIAFQKYNPFKGIWGSEWVGFKNFTRFMSSPDFQRYLINTLKLSVYGLLWGFPIPILLAFLLNRIESKKIKQKVQLVLYMPNFISVIVLCGIVRVLLSVTGPVNGLLHTSINFMTLPEAFRPIYIISGIWQGAGWASIMYTASLSNASKDLKEAAMIDGANLIQQIMTVEWPAIKDMVVIQFILQAGNIMSIGFEKAYALQTDLNLNTAEIIATYVYKKGLLDGDYSFSTAVGLFNTVVNVILLIAVNKIVAKMNDGKGL; from the coding sequence ATGAAAGCAAAGACGGCCTCGCCGGAAACGGCTGTGCTGACAGCAGAACGCAAGCTGCACAACACATGGGTCTACATCAAACGGCATTGGCAGCTTTACCTGTTGTTCCTGCTGCCTGCCGTGGCGCTGACGCTGGTGTTCAAGTACGCTCCTATGGGCGGTGTGCTGATCGCGTTCCAGAAGTACAATCCCTTCAAGGGCATCTGGGGCAGCGAGTGGGTAGGCTTCAAAAACTTTACCCGCTTCATGTCCTCGCCGGACTTCCAGCGTTATCTGATCAACACCCTGAAGCTGAGCGTCTACGGTCTGCTGTGGGGCTTCCCGATCCCCATCCTGCTGGCATTCCTGCTCAACCGTATCGAGAGCAAGAAGATCAAGCAGAAGGTGCAGCTGGTGCTGTATATGCCCAACTTCATCTCGGTCATCGTGCTGTGCGGTATCGTCCGAGTGCTGCTGAGTGTCACCGGTCCGGTGAACGGCCTGCTTCACACCAGCATCAACTTCATGACGCTGCCGGAAGCATTCCGCCCCATCTACATTATCAGCGGCATCTGGCAGGGTGCCGGCTGGGCATCCATCATGTACACCGCATCCCTTTCTAACGCCAGCAAAGATCTGAAGGAAGCTGCGATGATCGACGGCGCAAACCTGATCCAGCAGATCATGACGGTGGAGTGGCCCGCCATTAAGGATATGGTCGTTATTCAGTTCATCCTGCAGGCAGGCAACATCATGAGCATCGGTTTTGAAAAAGCCTATGCCCTGCAAACTGACCTGAACCTGAACACTGCCGAGATCATTGCAACGTACGTTTATAAAAAGGGCCTGTTGGACGGCGATTACAGCTTTTCCACGGCAGTCGGTCTGTTCAACACCGTTGTCAACGTCATCCTGCTGATCGCAGTGAACAAGATCGTTGCCAAAATGAACGATGGCAAGGGCTTGTAA
- a CDS encoding carbohydrate ABC transporter permease: MARACKEGFTMAKQKKSKMALYTRQDKIILYCGYALLGLFLLAIIVPMIYIVIASFMDPVTLQNKGISFDFSKWSLDAYQRVVSDKQIWVGFRNAVLYSIIFTIISVAVTMLAAYPMSLPDFKGKGIFNTLFVITMFFSGGLIPTYLLINNLGLLDSMWAVILPGAFSVWNMIIARTYYQGVPRELREAADVDGASEMLYFFKILLPVCMPVVAVLALWQFVAMWNSYFDAMIYLNSASKQPLQLVLRSILIQSQPESGMIADIQSTAERAKMAELLKYATIIISSLPLLVMYPFFQKYFDAGIMAGSIKG, translated from the coding sequence ATGGCAAGGGCTTGTAAGGAGGGGTTTACCATGGCAAAACAGAAAAAATCAAAAATGGCCCTCTACACCAGACAAGATAAGATCATCCTGTACTGCGGCTACGCACTTCTGGGCTTGTTCCTGCTGGCGATCATCGTTCCGATGATCTACATCGTCATCGCGTCCTTTATGGACCCGGTCACGCTGCAAAACAAGGGCATCTCCTTTGATTTCAGCAAGTGGAGTCTGGATGCTTACCAGCGTGTCGTTTCGGACAAGCAGATCTGGGTCGGCTTCAGGAACGCAGTGCTTTACTCGATCATCTTCACCATCATCTCGGTAGCTGTGACGATGCTTGCCGCTTATCCCATGTCGCTGCCGGACTTCAAAGGCAAAGGGATCTTCAACACCTTGTTTGTGATCACGATGTTTTTCAGCGGCGGTCTGATCCCCACCTACCTGCTCATCAACAATCTGGGTCTGCTGGATTCCATGTGGGCGGTCATTCTGCCGGGAGCATTCAGCGTGTGGAACATGATCATTGCCCGTACCTATTATCAAGGCGTCCCGCGTGAGCTGCGCGAAGCTGCGGATGTGGATGGAGCCAGCGAGATGCTTTACTTCTTCAAGATCCTGCTGCCCGTCTGTATGCCAGTGGTGGCAGTTCTGGCCCTGTGGCAGTTCGTGGCCATGTGGAACAGCTACTTTGACGCCATGATCTACCTGAACAGCGCATCGAAGCAGCCGCTGCAGCTGGTGCTGCGTTCCATCCTGATCCAGAGCCAGCCGGAATCCGGCATGATCGCAGATATCCAGAGCACTGCCGAACGTGCCAAGATGGCAGAGCTGCTCAAATATGCAACCATTATTATTTCCAGTCTGCCGCTGCTGGTGATGTATCCCTTCTTCCAGAAGTACTTTGATGCCGGCATCATGGCTGGTTCCATTAAGGGCTGA